The DNA window CCCGAAGACCGCCCAGGGGCGGCAGCGCCCAAGGAGCTGCTCGATGAGGAAGCTCTTTCCCATCCCTGGGGCGGCCTTGACGCAGAACAGGGTGGCGTGAGACTCGAGGCGCCACCACGGCGTCTGCGCCAGCGCCTGAAAGGTGCTCACCACCGCCTCGCGTCCCACGATCTCCGCGGCGGTCTCGGGCCTTCCCCCGCGCGAGGTGAGGGGAAGGGGGCGCGTCTTCACCTGCTCGTCACCGAGCCAGGCGTCGACCAGGGACGACGCGCGGTTCGCGCCCGTGCGCGAGCGCAGCGAATCGCGCCAGACGTAGACGGGCAGATCGGGTTCCAGGTCGAGGCGTTCCGGCGGCCAGCGCGAGCATACGAGGGCCAGCGCCGCATCGGCGCCGGTGCACTCGCGCGCCGCGCGGCAGGCGGCTTCAGTGGCGGTTTCGACGAACCAGACGACCGACGGCTTGCCGCTGCGGTGGGTGAATCGCAGCATGATGGCGTCGCTGAGGGTGTCGCGGGTGAACGGCTGCGCGTTGGCAGTGGCCCAGGCCGCCATGCGATCGGCCACCTGTGCGGCAGAGAGGCGCTCGAGCGCGGGCGACACGGGGTTCCCGAAGCGGCGTCCACGAGACTGTCGTCGCGACCGCCGGACCGCCGAGGCCGCGGAGGTCGCTCCCCCCGCCAGGGCGCCGGCGGCGTTCCAGGCGCCTCTGGCAATCGCGCCCACCGCTCGCGCCGCACCGCCCGCGAGGCTTCCCGCAACCCGCCCCACGCTTGCGCCGACGCGACGCGTCACGCCGCGCTCTGGGGGCTTCGGGTCGCCATCATCGAACGGGTCTGGCAAGGAAGCGACGTCCTCCTCGATTGGGCCACGCCCTGGTCCCGATGTTCGGGACGGCGGGTTGAGGCCCCTCTGGCCTGCGCGCCTCGTTGTCGCGAATGGTCGGCGTGCAGTGGGCGGGGGAAGGGACGAGGGCCGGAGGGCGTGAACTTCCCTGAACGCGGAACTTCAACGCCTGAGACAGGTGCGCGGGTCTGCACCCTGCGCCGCGCGGAAGCCGCGAAGTGGCGCGCGGCGCTGTCGAGAGAGGGAATGTCTGTGTACTGTCCACACTGTGGTGCCAGCATCGGCGGGTCGGCTACGTTGTTCTGCCCACGCTGCGGAGGGGGGCTCTCCGTCGCGGGAGGCGCGCCCGCGGCGCCCGGCGTGCCTCTCGACCAGATCTCGTGGGTCGATGCGCTCATGCTCCCGTTCCAGGGAAGAGATGTGGCGAACCGACTGCTGGTGGGGTGTCTCATCAACTTCATCCCCATGGTCGGACAGATCTTCCTGTGTGGCTACATCTTGCGCTACACGCGCAAGATCCTGCGCGGCGGCGACGCCGATCTCCCCCCCTGGGACGAGTGGGGGCGCCTCTTTGTCGAAGGCTCGTGGGCCAGTGTTGTCGTCAGCGCGTTCATCCTCGTGCCGTTCACGGTGCTCCTGGTGATGGCCGCACCGGCGTTCGTGGCTGTGCTGTCGGCCATCAGCGAAGG is part of the Pseudomonadota bacterium genome and encodes:
- a CDS encoding DUF4013 domain-containing protein, which produces MSVYCPHCGASIGGSATLFCPRCGGGLSVAGGAPAAPGVPLDQISWVDALMLPFQGRDVANRLLVGCLINFIPMVGQIFLCGYILRYTRKILRGGDADLPPWDEWGRLFVEGSWASVVVSAFILVPFTVLLVMAAPAFVAVLSAISEGHSDAAVDIFLRLVLGFAIGLLVLLACSLPAPIALCRFAVTDRVGDALNPAVWGGLIARAPLAFLGNWLGVFGSAVIVTMGLAMLNIIPVIGTLAFFVGSTVIGVAWGLCTQIVFARFVARHAR